A single window of Narcine bancroftii isolate sNarBan1 chromosome 1, sNarBan1.hap1, whole genome shotgun sequence DNA harbors:
- the tssc4 gene encoding U5 small nuclear ribonucleoprotein TSSC4, which produces MADGETNLVSADPLLLRDPDHENRLIGDAISLSDTDSETNLQSLNSMSPLSDSDSWGLDDSLVEPHCDYMSDHSLTTVGNSPPLQLFQLRGTSSGFTSRSHSIFSGLENAVKFDASQPKGKRIIDGEFKRPSNPAPQRKMTEGSLLGNLNSSPSKGKIVMESPREKQSGVLCKKPQSVPDYLLHPERWTKYSLEDVPETSNKKNTAVAFEFMDGLKRQRKEKVTTDFNKTGSEAFSQGSDSVAGKILFIKPSKPEMTEEDSPGNKLDVIKKREKRGEFSPVDPAQVDLAHLDYSDVKDVGDTEAWWHYKDSGELSKGRNQMATEGKEQESVVFHSGRKRSRKNIRMKLNKDSEDD; this is translated from the coding sequence atggcagatggggagACCAACTTGGTTTCTGCGGATCCCTTACTTCTAAGAGACCCAGACCATGAAAATAGATTGATTGGTGATGCAATATCCCTCAGTGACACTGACTCGGAGACTAATCTGCAATCACTTAATTCCATGTCACCTCTTAGTGATTCAGATTCTTGGGGCCTCGATGACTCGCTTGTTGAACCCCATTGTGATTATATGTCAGATCATTCTCTGACCACTGTTGGAAACAGTCCTCCATTACAGCTGTTTCAGCTACGGGGAACTAGTTCTGGGTTCACTTCACGTAGTCACAGTATATTCAGTGGCTTGGAGAACGCAGTAAAGTTTGATGCATCTCAACCCAAGGGCAAGAGGATCATTGATGGAGAATTCAAACGCCCATCAAATCCAGCTCCCCAGAGGAAGATGACCGAAGGATCACTTCTAGGAAACTTAAACAGTTCTCCTTCAAAGGGTAAGATAGTCATGGAATCTCCCAGAGAAAAGCAGAGTGGTGTTTTGTGCAAAAAGCCACAGTCTGTCCCAGACTATCTTCTGCATCCAGAACGCTGGACCAAATACAGCTTGGAAGATGTTCCAGAAACTAGCAATAAGAAGAATACAGCAGTGGCATTTGAGTTTATGGATGGCTTGAAGagacaaagaaaagaaaaagttacAACAGACTTCAACAAAACAGGAAGTGAAGCTTTCAGTCAGGGGTCTGACAGTGTTGCTGGTAAAATCCTTTTCATAAAACCATCAAAACCAGAGATGACAGAAGAAGATAGTCCTGGGAATAAGCTTGATGTGATCaagaagagagaaaagagaggtgAATTTAGTCCTGTAGATCCTGCTCAGGTGGATCTGGCACATCTAGATTACAGTGATGTCAAGGATGTGGGGGATACAGAAGCATGGTGGCATTATAAAGATTCAGGGGAGCTATCAAAAGGCAGGAATCAAATGGCCACAGAGGGGAAGGAGCAAGAGTCAGTCGTATTTCAcagtggaagaaagagaagtcgGAAGAATATCCGAATGAAATTGAATAAAGACAGCGAGGATGACTAA